One window of the Fervidobacterium thailandense genome contains the following:
- the rpsC gene encoding 30S ribosomal protein S3: MGQKVHPKGFRLGLTAEWDAQWFNEKKYSEYLLEDLAIRDFIKKNYNQAGIARIFIQRPDAERALLTIYAARPGVLIGKKGAGITELRQALESKFNRKFGIDIVEVKTPETEAVLVAESIAQKIEKRASYKIVMKRAIAAALRRGAKGIKVMVSGRLAGAEIARTEWYLKGRLPLQTLRSVIDYAQARAETKYGTIGVKVWIYKGDKEI, translated from the coding sequence GTGGGTCAAAAAGTGCATCCAAAGGGGTTCAGGCTTGGATTAACGGCAGAATGGGACGCTCAATGGTTCAACGAGAAGAAGTACAGCGAGTACCTGCTCGAGGATTTGGCGATCAGGGACTTCATTAAGAAGAATTACAACCAGGCAGGTATTGCGAGGATATTCATCCAGCGTCCTGATGCTGAAAGGGCACTTCTCACGATTTACGCGGCAAGACCTGGTGTGTTAATCGGAAAGAAAGGTGCTGGAATTACGGAATTGAGACAGGCACTCGAATCAAAATTCAACAGAAAATTCGGAATTGACATAGTAGAAGTGAAAACGCCCGAGACTGAGGCAGTTCTTGTGGCCGAATCCATTGCGCAAAAGATTGAAAAACGTGCATCCTACAAGATCGTCATGAAAAGAGCTATTGCGGCGGCATTGAGAAGAGGCGCGAAGGGTATAAAGGTAATGGTCTCGGGAAGGTTGGCTGGAGCAGAAATCGCGAGGACTGAATGGTACTTGAAAGGTAGGCTTCCGCTCCAGACGTTAAGATCCGTTATCGATTACGCTCAGGCACGCGCGGAAACGAAATACGGAACGATCGGTGTAAAGGTTTGGATTTACAAAGGTGACAAGGAAATATAA
- the rpsS gene encoding 30S ribosomal protein S19 translates to MSRSSKKGPYVDPKLLKKIRMLNETGEKKIIKTWSRASTIVPEMVGHTIAVYNGMKHIPVYITENMVGHKLGEFSFTRRFGGHTNKSAKKGEVKK, encoded by the coding sequence ATGAGCAGATCGAGTAAAAAAGGGCCCTACGTGGATCCTAAATTGTTGAAGAAAATAAGGATGCTCAACGAAACCGGTGAAAAGAAGATAATCAAGACTTGGAGCAGGGCAAGTACCATCGTCCCTGAGATGGTTGGACATACAATCGCAGTTTACAATGGTATGAAACACATACCTGTTTACATCACCGAGAACATGGTTGGGCACAAACTCGGAGAATTTTCCTTCACCAGACGCTTCGGTGGACACACGAATAAATCCGCTAAAAAAGGTGAGGTCAAGAAATAA
- the rplP gene encoding 50S ribosomal protein L16, with protein MLMPKRVKYRKQQRGRTKGNAKGGTLVNFGDYGLKALEPAWITAQQIEACRLAISRTLKKEGKLWIRIFPDKSYTKHPPETKLGRGKGNVEGWVAVVKPGKVMFEVGGVDEETAIKALEYAATKLPIKTKIVTRHHIGGEGA; from the coding sequence ATGTTGATGCCAAAAAGAGTCAAATACAGAAAACAGCAGCGCGGAAGAACCAAGGGTAACGCTAAGGGTGGAACACTCGTCAACTTTGGAGACTACGGTTTGAAAGCTCTCGAACCAGCTTGGATCACCGCACAACAGATCGAAGCGTGCAGGTTGGCGATAAGCAGGACTCTCAAGAAAGAAGGAAAACTCTGGATTAGAATCTTCCCCGATAAATCGTACACGAAGCATCCACCTGAAACAAAGCTCGGGAGAGGTAAGGGTAACGTCGAAGGTTGGGTCGCAGTTGTGAAGCCTGGAAAGGTCATGTTCGAAGTAGGTGGTGTCGACGAAGAAACCGCGATCAAGGCTCTCGAATACGCAGCGACAAAACTTCCGATAAAAACAAAAATTGTGACAAGACATCACATAGGTGGTGAAGGAGCATGA
- the rplB gene encoding 50S ribosomal protein L2: protein MGLKRFKPVTPGRRFMVIPDFSEITKTEPEKSLVEPLKSTGGRNHHGRITVRFRGGGHKRLYRIVDFRRWEKENIPAKVVAIEYDPNRTARIALLVYADGEKRYIIAPDGLKVGDTVMSGPNAEIKPGNALPLENIPVGTIVHNVEFRPRGGAKIARSAGVSCQLMAKEGNYALLRMPSGELRKVHVKCYATVGTVGNEDHKNEVSGKAGRERWKGRRPHVRGVAMNPVDHPHGGGEGRGKGHHPQSPWGVPAKGYKTRRGKRPSDKFIVRRRNA from the coding sequence ATGGGTCTTAAGAGATTTAAACCAGTCACGCCAGGTAGAAGGTTCATGGTTATTCCCGACTTTTCGGAGATTACGAAGACTGAGCCCGAAAAGTCATTGGTCGAACCTCTTAAGAGCACTGGCGGTAGGAACCACCACGGTAGAATTACCGTCAGGTTCAGGGGTGGCGGTCACAAGAGGCTCTACAGGATTGTCGATTTCAGAAGATGGGAAAAGGAAAACATCCCCGCTAAAGTTGTCGCTATCGAGTACGATCCGAACAGAACGGCAAGGATCGCACTTCTTGTTTACGCGGATGGTGAAAAGAGATACATCATCGCACCGGATGGTTTGAAGGTTGGCGACACGGTGATGAGCGGTCCAAATGCTGAAATCAAACCTGGAAACGCACTCCCACTGGAAAACATTCCAGTTGGTACCATCGTGCACAACGTCGAATTCAGACCACGCGGTGGTGCGAAAATCGCCAGGAGTGCGGGAGTCTCCTGCCAGTTGATGGCAAAGGAAGGTAACTACGCACTTTTGAGAATGCCTTCCGGAGAGCTTAGAAAAGTTCACGTAAAATGTTACGCAACGGTTGGAACGGTTGGAAACGAGGATCACAAGAACGAGGTATCCGGTAAGGCCGGTAGGGAAAGGTGGAAAGGTAGAAGGCCACACGTCAGGGGTGTTGCAATGAACCCAGTTGATCACCCGCACGGTGGTGGAGAAGGTAGGGGTAAGGGTCACCATCCACAGAGCCCGTGGGGTGTACCTGCTAAAGGTTACAAGACCAGAAGAGGTAAGAGACCAAGTGATAAGTTCATTGTGAGGAGAAGAAATGCGTAA
- the rplV gene encoding 50S ribosomal protein L22, with the protein MQTVIKREGLKRSKFHAKRKELLSTLPRIEARAVARFVRISPRKARCVINSIRGKNVSEAFNLLEFSPKKAAKIVLNVLKSAVANAVNNHGLSEENLYVAACWVNDGPRMKRVWPRGRGRADIIQKRMSHITIIVRDREKENSLKAEKSDGKSEENK; encoded by the coding sequence ATGCAAACTGTCATCAAAAGAGAGGGACTTAAGAGGTCCAAGTTCCACGCCAAGAGGAAAGAACTTTTGAGCACGCTTCCGAGGATCGAAGCAAGGGCCGTTGCCAGATTTGTGAGGATATCCCCGAGGAAGGCCAGATGCGTTATCAACTCCATCAGGGGAAAGAATGTTTCAGAGGCGTTTAATCTTCTTGAATTTTCGCCAAAGAAGGCTGCAAAAATTGTCCTGAATGTGTTAAAATCTGCTGTAGCGAATGCGGTGAACAATCACGGCTTGTCCGAAGAGAACCTCTACGTGGCCGCGTGCTGGGTGAACGACGGTCCAAGAATGAAAAGGGTTTGGCCCAGGGGGCGTGGAAGGGCGGACATCATCCAGAAGAGGATGTCCCACATCACGATTATCGTTCGCGATAGGGAAAAGGAAAACAGCTTGAAGGCGGAAAAATCCGATGGAAAATCTGAAGAAAATAAATAA
- the rplW gene encoding 50S ribosomal protein L23 codes for MRKEYADIIIRPIISEKAMNLRANREYVFEVDKNANKTQIKEAVEKLFNVKVERVNTVIVKPKPKRDLRRGYSAREGYTKEWKKAIVKLAEGYVIKELQA; via the coding sequence ATGAGGAAAGAATACGCGGATATAATCATCAGGCCCATAATCAGTGAAAAAGCGATGAACTTAAGAGCCAACAGGGAGTACGTTTTCGAGGTCGACAAGAACGCCAACAAGACCCAGATAAAGGAAGCCGTTGAAAAACTTTTCAACGTCAAGGTTGAAAGGGTAAACACCGTAATCGTGAAGCCAAAGCCAAAGAGAGACTTGAGAAGGGGCTATTCTGCAAGGGAAGGTTACACCAAGGAATGGAAAAAGGCTATCGTTAAGCTAGCAGAAGGTTACGTAATTAAAGAACTACAAGCGTAA